In Zalophus californianus isolate mZalCal1 chromosome 4, mZalCal1.pri.v2, whole genome shotgun sequence, the following proteins share a genomic window:
- the ZNF623 gene encoding zinc finger protein 623 has protein sequence MSETLTVMEPPASESGAFPEPRLGGLLGNPEGQSLRSCPPQEGSFRGATVTHWKIQAGEAARVGSKSGESPVLSSNLLLLQRELVEGEAHQCEICGKSFTFNSDLVRHQISHAGEKPYRCEQCGKSFSQSSHLAEHQRGHTGERLYVCNMCGKDFIHYADLAEHQRAHAGGKPFRCMQCGRAFHHSSDLVRHQRIHTRERPFECKECGKGFSQSSLLIRHQRIHTGERPYECNECGKSFIRSSSLIRHYQIHTEVKQYECKECGKAFRHRSDLIEHQRIHTGERPFECNECGKAFIRSSKLIQHQRIHTGERPYVCNECGKRFSQTSNFTQHQRIHTGEKLYECNECGKAFFLSSYLIRHQKIHTGERVYECKECGKAFLQKAHLTEHQKIHTGDRPFECKDCGKAFIQSSKLLLHQIIHTGEKPYVCSYCGKGFIQRSNFLQHQKIHTEEKLYECSQYGKDFSSTPNFKNNQGVHQEGLPLSKTTIHLGEKSAGQGEHLDNKK, from the coding sequence ATGTCTGAAACACTCACAGTGATGGAGCCCCCTGCCTCTGAGTCTGGGGCATTCCCTGAACCCAGATTAGGGGGGCTGTTGGGAAACCCAGAAGGGCAGAGCCTGCGGAGCTGCCCCCCTCAGGAGGGCAGTTTCAGGGGGGCAACAGTTACCCATTGGAAGATCCAAGCAGGAGAGGCAGCTCGGGTGGGCAGTAAATCAGGAGAAAGCCCAGTTCTGAGCTcaaacctcctcctcctccagagaGAGCTTGTGGAAGGGGAAGCCCACCAGTGTGAGATTTGTGGCAAAAGCTTCACATTTAACTCGGACCTAGTTAGACATCAGATTTCTCATGCTGGGGAGAAACCTTACAGATGTGAGCAGTGTGGGAAAAGCTTCAGCCAGAGCTCCCACCTTGCTGAGCATCAGAGAGGTCACACTGGAGAAAGACTCTATGTGTGCAACATGTGTGGAAAGGACTTCATTCACTATGCAGACCTCGCTGAGCACCAGAGAGCACATGCAGGAGGAAAGCCATTCCGATGCATGCAGTGTGGGAGAGCCTTCCATCACAGCTCAGACCTGGTTCGGCACCAGCGAATTCATACCCGGGAGAGGCCTTTCGAATGCAAGGAGTGTGGGAAAGGCTTCAGCCAGAGCTCCTTGCTTATTCgccatcagagaattcacacaggagaaAGACCTTATGAGTGTAATGAGTGTGGAAAATCCTTCATTAGGAGCTCAAGCCTTATTCGACATTATCAGATCCACACAGAAGTGAAACAGTATGAATGTAaggagtgtgggaaggccttccGTCATCGCTCAGATCTCATcgaacatcagagaattcacactggagagaggccctttgaatgtaatgaatgtgggaaggcctttattCGGAGTTCAAAGCTTATTCAGCATCAGAGGATCCATACTGGGGAAAGGCCTTATGTGTGCAATGAGTGTGGGAAGCGCTTCAGCCAGACATCAAACTTTACCcagcatcagagaattcacactggagagaaactcTATGAATGTAACGAATGTGGGAAAGCTTTCTTTTTGAGTTCGTACCTTATTCGACACCAGAAAATCCACACTGGAGAGAGAGtgtatgaatgtaaggaatgtgggaaagcttttCTCCAGAAAGCCCATCTCACTGAACATCAGAAAATCCACACTGGGGATAGGCCCTTTGAATGTAAGGACTGTGGGAAAGCTTTCATTCAGAGCTCCAAGCTGCTTCTACATCAGATTATTCATACCGGAGAAAAGCCTTATGTATGTAGTTACTGTGGGAAAGGCTTTATTCAGAGGTCAAATTTCCTTCAACACCAGAAAATTCATACTGAAGAGAAACTCTATGAATGTAGTCAGTATGGGAAAGACTTCAGCTCAAccccaaactttaaaaataatcaaggtGTTCACCAAGAAGGACTTCCTTTGAGTAAGACCACCATACATTTGGGTGAGAAGTCTGCAGGTCAGGGGGAACATCTagataacaaaaaataa
- the CCDC166 gene encoding coiled-coil domain-containing protein 166 encodes MVPKKKRGLSAGRRPGAAGDGAEPPLSERGQYLQREYKLLSEQLDACEARVDQVLQENAFLEREAVRLREENRLYASYVSARAQRCAQAIVRLDEQHRVDLTQIHGQRAELASLYRGREDGVRAQLLEMEARAARMARQVQELQPYKELQLEQLARVRALERELLHMRVEHTQLLHRVKRRFLEDKAAFEREARQRVQSLARRAEREAARALIVHTQAVKADNGRLRQELLRLLRWAQLLHDTRRQLLEQREQLRREHEDTRDLARVHGWLRRGPDGPPLWQPPAPRLGSFAPSTAPSSVAPRAPSPPGSGSLLPSHVGSRIPSQAPPKAGSRVPSQRLSPAGSRVPSLTTSRRGSRVPSLTLPHRGSRAPSLTPSRPGSQVSSRFSLPGASQNTTPSAKSVLGSSSARPPVEGDRGQ; translated from the exons ATGGTGCCCAAGAAGAAGCGCGGGCTCAGCGCGGGGCGCCGGCCGGGCGCGGCGGGAGACGGCGCCGAGCCGCCGCTGTCGGAGCGCGGGCAGTACCTGCAGCGCGAGTATAAGCTGCTCTCGGAGCAGCTGGACGCCTGCGAGGCGCGCGTGGACCAGGTGCTGCAGGAGAACGCCTTCCTGGAGCGCGAGGCGGTGCGCTTGCGCGAGGAGAACCGGCTCTATGCCAGCTACGTGAGCGCGCGCGCGCAGCGCTGCGCCCAAGCCATCGTCCGACTGGACGAGCAGCACCGCGTGGACCTGACGCAGATCCACGGGCAGCGGGCCGAGCTGGCCTCGCTGTACCGCGGGCGCGAGGACGGAGTGCGCGCGCAGCTGCTGGAGATGGAGGCGCGCGCGGCGCGGATGGCGCGGCAGGTGCAGGAGCTGCAGCCGTACAAG GAGCTGCAGCTGGAACAATTGGCCCGGGTCCGGGCGCTGGAGCGCGAGCTGCTGCACATGCGCGTGGAGCACACGCAGCTGCTGCACCGCGTGAAAAGACGCTTCCTGGAGGACAAGGCGGCCTTCGAGCGCGAGGCGCGTCAGCGTGTGCAGTCCCTGGCGCGACGCGCGGAGCGGGAGGCGGCGCGCGCGCTCATCGTGCACACGCAGGCCGTCAAGGCTGACAACGGGCGCCTGCGGCAGGAGCTCCTGCGGCTCCTTCGCTGGGCTCAGCTGCTGCATGACACGCGGCGCCAGCTGCTGGAGCAGCGTGAACAGCTGCGGCGTGAGCACGAGGACACGCGGGACCTGGCGCGTGTGCATGGCTGGCTGCGCCGGGGCCCCGACGGCCCGCCGCTGTGGCAGCCGCCCGCCCCGCGTCTCGGGTCCTTCGCCCCCTCCACAGCCCCATCGAGCGTGGCTCCCCGGGCCCCGTCGCCCCCGGGCTCCGGGTCATTGCTCCCATCGCATGTGGGCTCCAGGATCCCATCGCAGGCCCCTCCGAAGGCGGGTTCACGGGTTCCATCCCAGCGCTTATCGCCCGCGGGCTCCCGGGTCCCGTCCTTGACCACGTCCCGCCGGGGCTCCCGGGTCCCGTCCTTGACCCTGCCCCACCGGGGCTCCCGGGCCCCATCCTTGACCCCGTCGCGCCCAGGCTCCCAGGTCTCTTCGCGGTTCTCATTACCCGGGGCCTCACAGAACACCACTCCCTCTGCTAAGtctgtcctgggatcaagctctgcccGTCCCCCAGTCGAAGGAGACCGTGGACAATGA